The Idiomarina loihiensis L2TR genomic sequence TTTGCAAAAAAATCACGCTACACTGGGCCGATGAATGCTATCGAAAATAATATGTTGACGCGCCAATGACAGAAAACTCGAAGACGCAACAATGGTATCAGAAACTGGCCAGTTCCCCCCATGCGTTGATACTTCTATTTTTTCTGTCTGCCCTGGAGGCAACGATACTTCCCATAGCCTTAGAGTTGGTCTTAGTACCTTACATGGTACTAGAACGCAAACGCATATGGCTGGTTTCGACTGTCGCTTTAGCGGGTTTTTTGGCCGGGGCTATTGTCGGTTACTACATTGGCTTTGCCTTATTTGATACCGCTGGAGAATGGTTCATCAACTACCTGTCCATTCAGGATTACTATAAAGATTTCCAGGACACTCTGAGTGAAGACGGTTTTATTGCTATTTTTCTGGTGGGCGTTACTCCCGTTCCTTTCCAGGTAGCCATGCTGGCCGCAGGTGCTGGTGATTATCCGCTTTGGCTGTTTATGCTAGCGGCTGGTGCCGCAAGAGCTTTACGTTATTATGTATTAGCGCTTATCGTTTTATGGTTAGGGCCTTATACTGAACGCTTATGGGGTAAATACGCAGGTCTCGTCGGTTGGTCCATTCTCATCGTCGCGGGAACTATGTTATTACTAATGCAGTTTTTGTAAGTATTTAAGGTACCAATGTTCCTACTCATTGTTTTTGCTGTTATTGCCATTGGCGTTTCATTTATTTGTTCGGTTTTAGAAGCCGCTATTTTGTCGGTTACGCCAAGCTATATAGCCCAGCTAAAAGAGTCCCGGCCTAAAACCCATCAACAGTTGCGCAAGCTAAAAGATTCTATTGATAAACCGCTGGCAGCTATTCTGACGCTTAATACCATAGCTCATACAGCAGGTGCCGCAGGGGTTGGAGCACAAGTTGGGGTCGTCTTTGGTGACGGTTATCTGGGAGTAGCTTCAGCAATTATGACGCTGCTTATTCTGGTACTATCGGAAATAATTCCGAAAACCATAGGCGCTAAATTCTGGCGTGGGATAGCTCCAATTCTCCCTCCAGTACTGAATTTTTTAATTTTATCACTTAAGCCGTTTATCTGGCTTTCAGATCAAATCACAAAACGCATTGGCAGCGGAGAAGCGGACATTGACGTTCGCTCCGAAATTAAGGCCATGGCGACTATTGGACACGAAGAAAAAGCGTTAGATGACGACGAACGTCGGGTCATTCTGAACATTCTCGACTTACATGAAATTCGGGTACGTCAGGTCATGACTCCAAGAACAGTATGTGAATCCATTCGACCAGATTTAAGCATGCCGGAAGTCGGCGAAAGAATTAGAAAGCTGCCTTTTTCCCGATACCCGGTCATTGATACCGACGAGGAGCCACAAGGTATTGTTTTTCGTAGTGATATCCTTGATGCTGAGGAATCAGACTCGCTGAAAGACATTGTACGACCGGTTGAGATCGTCACAGAAACCGTCAGTGTCGAGGCTCTAATGAGCCACCTGCTTAAAGAACGTCAACATATGGCTTTAGTTTATGACGAACACGGCAGCTGGCTAGGACTCATTACTCTGGAAGATATTATCGAAACCATACTGGGCACCCCCATTATGGATGAAACCGATAACATAGCGAGTTTACGACGTTACGCCCGTCAACGCTGGGACAAACGGCTCAAGCGCGACCCAAAGCAGGCGCAAAGCCAGCAAGGTAATGATTAAGCGAAAGAGTTGGTCAAAACGCTGGTCGGTAATTTTCTTCAGCCAGTGCAGACCAATCCATGTGCCGGCAAAACCCGCCGCTATCATAGCCAAGACCAGCGGTAACCAGTCCTGAAAAACAAACCCAGCTATACCGAACACCAGCGCTTTAGGCGCGTGCTGCATGGTCATTACTGCGGAGAACGTCGCGACGGTTTGCATTCGCTGGCTAAACCGGGCTTTTACAAAAGCGGCAACCAGTGGTCCTGAAGCACCAACAAAAAGAGAAATAAAGCCGGTAACCAAACCGCCGCCGACCAGGCCGGCACGCCCGCGGAAACTCTGTGGCAATTTAGGCCCCCAGGTTAACCAGATTAAAAATAGTGCGATGGTAATTTGCAGAAAATGTGTCGGAAGCTGAACCAATAATAAACTGCCGATAAAAGTGCCTAACAAACCAAAGGGCACAAACCAGGCAACGGTTGGCCAATGGATGTGCTTCCAGGACAATCCGGTTCGTCCAATATTAGAACCCATTTGCACTAGTCCATGTACCGGAATAACCGCACTGCCGGGCAGCACTAATGCCATTACGCCGATGAGTACAGCGCCCCCACCGGCGCCTGCCACGGCTGTCAATAACGAGGTTGCGGCCGATAACAATACCAGGCCATAAAACAAGGCTTCGTTAATCATGCTTTCTTACTGCTCCCTGAGTCCCTGATTTGCGCTGATCGGGATCAAAACGGTATAATCCGCGCGATTTTTACGCGAATTGCTAACGCGATTTAAATGAAGGCTCCGGATTTACGTTCCGGACCGCTGAAAAAGGTAACATGATATGTATATTTGTGCGGCATTGTATAAATTTGTTGAGCTAAATGATTATAAAGAGCTCCGCGAACCTCTGTATCAGACGCTTATTGCAAACGATGTAAAAGGCACTTTGTTGTTAGCCCGTGAGGGTATTAATGGCACCATTTGCGGTACCCGAGAAGCCATTGACAACGTTTTGAATTACTTACGTTCCGACGAACGTTTTGCTGACATTGAGCACAAAGAATCCCCTAGTGACGAGCAAGCGTTTTATCGCACCAAGGTAAAACTGAAAAAAGAAATTGTCACCCTGGGTGTTGACTGGGTTGACCCCAAAAGCTCGGTCGGTACTTACGTAGACCCGGAAAAATGGAACGACCTGATAGCCGACCCGGAAGTGCTGGTTATTGATACCCGCAACGAATATGAATACGCCGTAGGAACCTTTGAAGGCGCCATTAACCCTAAGACCGATACCTTCCGTGAATTTCCGGAGTACGTGAAGCAACATCTGGATCCGGAAAAACATAAGAAAGTTGCTATGTTCTGCACCGGTGGTATCCGCTGCGAAAAGTCGACCGCTTATTTAAAAGAGCAGGGCTTTGATGAGGTTTACCATCTAAAAGGCGGAATTCTTAAATATCTGGAAATGATGCCGGAAGACAACAGTCGCTGGAATGGTGAGTGCTTCGTTTTTGACCAACGCGTTACCGTTAAGCACGGTCTGGAGCAGGGTGAATACGACCAGTGTTATGCCTGCCGCATGCCCATTACTGCTGAAGAAATGCAGTCAGAACATTACCAGAAAGGTGTCAGCTGCCCGCATTGCTATGACAAGACCTCAACCGAGCAAAAAGAGCGATTTGCCGAACGTGAGCGTCAAATTCAATTAGCTAAAGCCCGCGGTGAAAAACATATCCGCGACGGTAAACTTGAAAGCCTGAGTTGATTTAACTCACAGCGCCCCCATACTCCCTATGTAAGCATAAGCTGACAGTTATCGAGTTTAACTGTCAGCGTTATCGATTTTCATCGCTTTCTTTAACCCTATGATTCAACTATGGTTAAGGCATAACGATGATAAAGGAGGGTTTATGAAACAGTTAAGCGTTATTGGTTTAGACCAGAAAAAAGCAGAACAACTTGGTGACAAGCTCAATGAGTTGCTTTCAAATTACCAAGTTTTTTATATGAATGTTCGTGGTTTTCACTGGAACATTAAAGGTGAGCGTTTTTTTGAACTGCACGCTAAATTCGAAGAAACCTACGACGATTTGCTGCTGAAAATTGATGAAATTGCAGAGCGTATTTTAACCTTAGGTCAGCGCCCTCAGCATGCTTACTCGACTTACATCAAGAACAGCGAAATTGAAGAAGTTAAAGACGTACATGACGGTCGTGCCTGTGTAGCTAATATTCTGGATAGCTATCAGACAACCATTCGCCTACAGCGTGAAATTCTTGAAATTTCTGATGAAGCAGGCGATGAAGGAACCAACGCATTGATGAGTGACTACATCAAAGAGCAGGAAAAAACAGCCTGGATGCTGACGTCTTACATGGGCAATTAATTGTCCCAGCTTAACTTTCTCGGAAATTAACAACAAAAACGCCCCGATCATTTGGGGCGTCTTTTTATGCCAAAATCGTCAAAAATACTTCTGCTAGAAAATTAATAGAAGCCGCACTCATTTTTAAAGCTTTCCCCAATTCGGTCGCCTCAGCATTCAGCATTCTCTCAACCATAGCTCAGCCTTGCTTTTGTTATTTTAAACGCGACCAGCTTTTTAACAACTACAGCCATTTCATTGGCTTGGGAATATACCAGATGATATAAATCAATATTTGTAAGGAAACTTGCGGATCTGACAGAGTGCTTTATATTGATAGTTGTAAACACAACAAAAGGAAGACTTTATGACTCGTATCGTAGGTATTGTTCTATTAGTTGTTGGCGCTATTTTATTGTATTTCTCATATGAGGCCTCACAATCAATTGCCTCTAGCGTATCAGAAATGGCGACAAATGAGCCAACTGACAACACCATTTGGTATTTAATTGGTGGTGTTGCCGCAGTCATTGTTGGTCTTTACGCGGTTATTCGCGGAAAATAACCTGGTAAACCTGGTTAGCCAGACGTGTCGCCTGATACGTCTGGCAATCTTAAGGCTGTAAGAGTAGCAAGTACGCCAATAGCTCCCAGTACCCATAAAACAGCGGCAACGCCATAAGCAGCATCGACCCACCCCAGTAATAAGCCAGCTAAAAGCACTACCCCCATCACGGTATTAGACACCGCCGTAAGTTGCGCCCGGTTATCCTGCGTTGCCATATCAACCAGGTAGGTTTTTCTGCCTACTCGTGCTCCATGATGCGCAACCGCCGAACTGAATAAAAGTAATGCTGCAACCCACTGCGCGCCCAACGCCTCAGGTATCCAGTAGTAAAGCGCCAACGCAGCCGATATTACCAGAGTCGACATAACGGAAGCTGCCGCCATCACATGGTGACTGGCAGAATCCGACCAACGACCCCAAAAACGCCCAGCCAATAATCCGGCGAGTCCACTCGCTAGCATTAAACTGCCCAGACTAGTCAGTTCAGACTCACCTTCGCGCTGAATTAAAACCACAATATAAGGAATAGCAAAAGCGGCAGCGACCAGTAACGCCCGCGAAATAACGAAGTGTCCAAACTGACGATCCTGCCATAGCAAAGACATTGATTTGAGCGCCTCGGTAAGCGCGTTACCGCCACCCTCGGTTGCACCCGCAACCTCAGGAATGCCCGCATAAAGTAAAGCCGCGGCAAACCAGAGCACAACACCGGCACCGAGTAGTCCAACAAATAATGAGCGCTGACCTTCCATATCCGGTGCAAATATAATAACCAGTGCGGTTAACAGCGTGAGTAACCCGGCGGCGGAGGCTGCGACGCCGGACATTCGTCCACGGCGCGTTTTAGATACCGTTTTACCGGTCACATCCTTATTCGCCACAGAACAAATGCCCCGTGACAAGCTAAATATTGCCAGTAAAACAACTACAGACCAGCCCAGTGCAGATTCATCTAAAGTTGCTACCGCAAACAACATAGCCAGCAACGAGACTGCCTGACCGACACTGCCCGCAACCCAGAACCATTTGCGTACCGGCTGCTCACGGAGCTTTTGAGCAACAAAGAGTTGAGGTAATAAAGCCAGAGATTCCCTTAAAGGCACTAAAGCGCTAATAAACACCGCCGGAGCGCCAAGCGAACTCAACATCCACGGCAATACAAGGCGCGCGCTGACTAAGCTGTCACCCAGTTTTGTCAGAGTTAACGACAACAACATCAAAACGAATGAACGCGGTTGCTCGTTACAGGCAGACTCAGGAATATCTTTACAAACGCGAGCATCTTCGTCTTCAGCTAAGTAGCCGTAAACGCGTTCAGTCAGTTTTTTATCAGTCATGGCAAAGTGTTCACTTTAAGAAAGGTGTCGAAATAGATGCTGCCATACTTTATTCAACCATTCCACAAACTCACACCATTGCGCTAAACGCTGCCGATCAATTTGATAATGGGCTATTTTTTCGTACTCTGTTATTAAGCGAACCGAGGCTTGGTCACTGAGTTCATTCACGACAATTGCACTGGCAATATCAAACAAGGGGTGGCCAATACCCGCGTACTCCCAGTCAATAATCCGGATAGGATCGGCCATTAAAATATGATTCATAGATAAATCGTTGTGGCATAACACCGGATAACTGAGCCAGTCCTCTAACAAGGGTTGCATGGGTACCAATTTCTGGCTCATTTGAGCAGCAACCGCCGAATTGACCGAACGCAACTGCTGCAAATAATGCTCGACCCGCTCAGACATAGACCAGGCCGGAATATCAACTCGTGTATTGTGGATTTTCGACAGCGTTTCAGCCAGTACAGTGGCTTTAATCAAAGGCGACAGCGTAACTTGCTGTAAAGACGGAGCCTGGTAGTAAGGCTGTAAAAACCAGCCTTGCTTAGCATCGTAAGCTAAAACTTCGGGGGCAAGAGCCTGTTGCGCCAGCTCTTTTTGTATAGATACTTCCAGCTCACGGTCAACCGCGAATACCTGTTCATAGCGCCAGCGTTTTAACACATAATCTTCTGTATCTGTTCGCAGTCGCAACGTCTGATTAGACTGCCCGGAAGCAAGCAGTTGTATTTCGCAGGGCCGGCCAATCACCCGGCTTCACTCGCAGATTTCAGCGAAATGTCATGGCGCCAGCGCCACATGGCATAAATCACCAGTATCAGATAAACCACGAACAACAAGGCGGTGGCGACAAAGCCTTTGCTGGCGTACAAATAAACGTAAACACTGTCGATAACCAGCCAGTACCACCAGGTTTCATACGCTTTTTTGGTAACCAGCCAGGTGGCCAGCAAACTGAATATTGTGGTGTAAGTATCGAGCCATACTGCGTCTGCGTCGGTATAAACCGAGAGTAAATAAGCAATGCCTGCAGCCAGAGGAACCAACCACGCCCATTGCAGCAGGTGCCAACGAAACGGGTATTTCGCGCCATCAGGACTCTCCTTTGCTGCGCTTTGCTGACGCTGCCATTGCCACCAACCATAGCCTGCCAACGCAATGTAGATTGTTTGCAGCAAAGACTCCATATACAACTTACCTTGCCAGAACAAGACAGCGTATATAGTACAGCTGACCGCCGCCGCAGCCCAGCACCACTGGCGCTGATGTGCCGCCAGAACTAAATACCCCAAAGCCATGACTAAAGCCGTCAGCTCCCAGGGGGAACTGACCATCAACTGCTCAAGCCAGGATTCGAGCAAAGACTCAGGCATTATCCGGCCTTAAATCTTTGTTAATAAACTTACAAACCAGAACATTCGAAGGCACATTCTGGAAAAGCAGCTCCATTTCTTCACCGAGAATACGCATAACATCCTGCATTTCACCAAACACCTGCGTACTCATAGTGTTGGTCAGAACCGTTAGTTCTGAATGCTGATTTAAACGCTCAATAAAATCTTTAATGGTATCCAGGTAATTTTCAGCCAGTGGATACAGCGACATTTCTACTGAAACTTGCATATTAAGCTCCCTTAAAACGATTTTCTGACAGTGATACCAAAGCGACGCGGTTCACCGTATTGGACGTAAGTTTCCGGCACATACTCCTTACGAGGGTCATTACCAAAGTAAAAACCGCGAGTTTCGTAGTCTTCATCCGTTAAATTACGACCCCATAAGCTAAAGTGCCAATCCTGATAATGATAGTTTAGCGCAAGGTGCAACACTGCCATGCTGTCCGCTTTTTGGTTATGCGAGTCAGAGAAGTAGAACTCGTCTTTCGCGTCGGCCTGAATCACCCACTGGAAGTTCTCGCCTAACCAACCTTCAAAGCCAATATTCAACTGATAATTAGGCGCTTGCGCTTGCTCCCGCCCGGTCATATCGGTGCCGTCTTCGGTAACAAAACCTTCAATTTCGGTTTTTAACCAGCTGGCCGAAGCGAAAACCGCCAACCAATCCGTAAACTGATTGCGAATTTCCGCTTCCAGACCGTAACCTGTGCCTTCAGCGGCGTTCTCAATGTAACCCACAAATGACTGGTCTCGGTTTACCCAGCCCTTGAGCTGCACATCGTCACGCCAATGGTAAAATGCGCTGACTCTTGAGGTTAAACGCCCATCGGCACTGCTGCCTTTTACGCCAAACTCGGTACTCCAGAGCGTTTCCGGAGCAAAGGTTGAGCGGTCTAACAAGTAGTTTTCTAATTCTTCCAGACCCTGATCTTCAGCTTTTCCTAAAGCTTCACCATTAACGCCACCGGCTTTGTATCCGCGCGCCAGAGTCGCGTACAGGTAACTGTCGTCAGACGCCTGATAGCGGACACTGAAATTACCACCCACCATGGTGTCTTCAGGTTCAGCGGTAATACCGCGACTGTCGAGGTAGTCATTGTCGTAACGTTCTACCCGCAAGCCAGTTATAGTACTAACCCGGTCACTCCAATGCTGAGTTAGCTCACCATAAATAGCAACGTGATTGCTATCATAGTCGCTGTTGAAAATGCTTGGCTGGCCTAAGTCCCAGTTAAAATAGTCACGTGTC encodes the following:
- a CDS encoding YqaA family protein, with the translated sequence MTENSKTQQWYQKLASSPHALILLFFLSALEATILPIALELVLVPYMVLERKRIWLVSTVALAGFLAGAIVGYYIGFALFDTAGEWFINYLSIQDYYKDFQDTLSEDGFIAIFLVGVTPVPFQVAMLAAGAGDYPLWLFMLAAGAARALRYYVLALIVLWLGPYTERLWGKYAGLVGWSILIVAGTMLLLMQFL
- a CDS encoding CNNM domain-containing protein, with product MFLLIVFAVIAIGVSFICSVLEAAILSVTPSYIAQLKESRPKTHQQLRKLKDSIDKPLAAILTLNTIAHTAGAAGVGAQVGVVFGDGYLGVASAIMTLLILVLSEIIPKTIGAKFWRGIAPILPPVLNFLILSLKPFIWLSDQITKRIGSGEADIDVRSEIKAMATIGHEEKALDDDERRVILNILDLHEIRVRQVMTPRTVCESIRPDLSMPEVGERIRKLPFSRYPVIDTDEEPQGIVFRSDILDAEESDSLKDIVRPVEIVTETVSVEALMSHLLKERQHMALVYDEHGSWLGLITLEDIIETILGTPIMDETDNIASLRRYARQRWDKRLKRDPKQAQSQQGND
- a CDS encoding sulfite exporter TauE/SafE family protein — protein: MINEALFYGLVLLSAATSLLTAVAGAGGGAVLIGVMALVLPGSAVIPVHGLVQMGSNIGRTGLSWKHIHWPTVAWFVPFGLLGTFIGSLLLVQLPTHFLQITIALFLIWLTWGPKLPQSFRGRAGLVGGGLVTGFISLFVGASGPLVAAFVKARFSQRMQTVATFSAVMTMQHAPKALVFGIAGFVFQDWLPLVLAMIAAGFAGTWIGLHWLKKITDQRFDQLFRLIITLLALRLLWVALEPFVPALTGVTS
- a CDS encoding rhodanese-related sulfurtransferase; the protein is MYICAALYKFVELNDYKELREPLYQTLIANDVKGTLLLAREGINGTICGTREAIDNVLNYLRSDERFADIEHKESPSDEQAFYRTKVKLKKEIVTLGVDWVDPKSSVGTYVDPEKWNDLIADPEVLVIDTRNEYEYAVGTFEGAINPKTDTFREFPEYVKQHLDPEKHKKVAMFCTGGIRCEKSTAYLKEQGFDEVYHLKGGILKYLEMMPEDNSRWNGECFVFDQRVTVKHGLEQGEYDQCYACRMPITAEEMQSEHYQKGVSCPHCYDKTSTEQKERFAERERQIQLAKARGEKHIRDGKLESLS
- a CDS encoding Dps family protein codes for the protein MKQLSVIGLDQKKAEQLGDKLNELLSNYQVFYMNVRGFHWNIKGERFFELHAKFEETYDDLLLKIDEIAERILTLGQRPQHAYSTYIKNSEIEEVKDVHDGRACVANILDSYQTTIRLQREILEISDEAGDEGTNALMSDYIKEQEKTAWMLTSYMGN
- a CDS encoding DUF3185 family protein — its product is MTRIVGIVLLVVGAILLYFSYEASQSIASSVSEMATNEPTDNTIWYLIGGVAAVIVGLYAVIRGK
- a CDS encoding MFS transporter — protein: MTDKKLTERVYGYLAEDEDARVCKDIPESACNEQPRSFVLMLLSLTLTKLGDSLVSARLVLPWMLSSLGAPAVFISALVPLRESLALLPQLFVAQKLREQPVRKWFWVAGSVGQAVSLLAMLFAVATLDESALGWSVVVLLAIFSLSRGICSVANKDVTGKTVSKTRRGRMSGVAASAAGLLTLLTALVIIFAPDMEGQRSLFVGLLGAGVVLWFAAALLYAGIPEVAGATEGGGNALTEALKSMSLLWQDRQFGHFVISRALLVAAAFAIPYIVVLIQREGESELTSLGSLMLASGLAGLLAGRFWGRWSDSASHHVMAAASVMSTLVISAALALYYWIPEALGAQWVAALLLFSSAVAHHGARVGRKTYLVDMATQDNRAQLTAVSNTVMGVVLLAGLLLGWVDAAYGVAAVLWVLGAIGVLATLTALRLPDVSGDTSG
- a CDS encoding phosphotransferase produces the protein MIGRPCEIQLLASGQSNQTLRLRTDTEDYVLKRWRYEQVFAVDRELEVSIQKELAQQALAPEVLAYDAKQGWFLQPYYQAPSLQQVTLSPLIKATVLAETLSKIHNTRVDIPAWSMSERVEHYLQQLRSVNSAVAAQMSQKLVPMQPLLEDWLSYPVLCHNDLSMNHILMADPIRIIDWEYAGIGHPLFDIASAIVVNELSDQASVRLITEYEKIAHYQIDRQRLAQWCEFVEWLNKVWQHLFRHLS
- the pnuC gene encoding nicotinamide riboside transporter PnuC, with amino-acid sequence MPESLLESWLEQLMVSSPWELTALVMALGYLVLAAHQRQWCWAAAAVSCTIYAVLFWQGKLYMESLLQTIYIALAGYGWWQWQRQQSAAKESPDGAKYPFRWHLLQWAWLVPLAAGIAYLLSVYTDADAVWLDTYTTIFSLLATWLVTKKAYETWWYWLVIDSVYVYLYASKGFVATALLFVVYLILVIYAMWRWRHDISLKSASEAG
- a CDS encoding YkoF family thiamine/hydroxymethylpyrimidine-binding protein, which encodes MQVSVEMSLYPLAENYLDTIKDFIERLNQHSELTVLTNTMSTQVFGEMQDVMRILGEEMELLFQNVPSNVLVCKFINKDLRPDNA